The Lathyrus oleraceus cultivar Zhongwan6 chromosome 5, CAAS_Psat_ZW6_1.0, whole genome shotgun sequence genome includes the window TCGAATTATCTAAAAACAGGTTGAGAAAAATGAATTATAAAGAGAGTAAAAAAGGAAGGTGGAAAGAGGGGAGATAACATGTACATGGAGATAAAAGTCTAGGGAATCAGACACATGGGTTCAGACGTAGCATGAAACATCCAAGAAATGATGACTTTGTCCCCAACATAACTCCTAAAATTTAAACCTAGTCCCTTAAGTTACCTCTCTCAAATTACCTAACAGTTACTTTTTCTCTCCcaaattcaaaattcaaatcttTACTCTCTCTCTTTCACCATTATTTAACCGTATCTCACTTTCAAAAATACTCACTCTCTTCTTTGCATAAAAACTACCCTAATATTCATTCCTCTACCAATTGTAAGTGAGAAAGATGGGGAGGTGGATGAAGAAATAGTTGTTGTAGAGGAAGCAAATGAGACAGATACTGAGATTTCCAATGAAGAGGAATTAAATGAGGACGAAAACAACCAGAATGAGGAGGAAAAAATCAACAATGAAAAAGACAAAGAGAATGCTGAAGAAAGTAATAAGGAAATAGACAAAAATAAAGACAATGATGTTGAAGACAAGACTGATGAAGAAGCCAACAAAGAGCAATTGGAGACAGAGCTAGCAGCTGAACCTGTTGTGGAAAATTTGTCTTTTGTTCTTGTGCAAGTACTCATGGAGGAAAATTCGGCTGCATTCGAAAAACCCCAAGTTGAGCAGGACATACAACAAGATGATGAGGATGAAAGCTCTGAGTTCCTTGCCTCTTTTCAAACAAGAGCCACATGTGACCAATATCAAATGGGAAAAGTAATCAAGAAATAAAACACATATTTTATGGCATCGACATGATGGGAAACTACAAGGAGGCATGGAATTCTTTGAAGGTTATTGGTTTTCCAAAAGGTGTCGTCATTCAAGAATATGTTGAACCAAAGGAATTCAAACTAATGTTATATGAGATAACATAAGTAAAATCAAAAGGAAGCCATCTGACGTGACATAACATGTCATTGATCCCCCAACATAATAACAACAGAGGACCTCGACTTCATATTTAAAACAGAAAAACAAAGGTAAATCAGTTGTTGTTCCTGAGGAGAAAGCCAAGTCAAAAGGTAATATAACCAAGGCAAATAATAAGGAGGAAATCAAGAAGAAGGAgggaaaataaaagaaaagaaagagagagGACAACCCAAAACTAACCAGGAAAAGTAGTAGGATCCAAGGCTAGCTGGTATTTTCAACCAATCATTTAATGATTTATGTACTTTATTTTCTGTTTTCTGATGTGCTAGAACTCATAGACTGACAATGAGGACATTGTCCATAATTTAAGTTTGGGTGTGAAGGCATCTATCTAGTTTTTTAAATTTGAATCAAGTTAGCCTGTTTTAATTTCAATGTCAATCAATGAATAGTTTGTATTTTGCTGTTTATTTTgcattaaaataataataaaaaagaaaatacTCAACTTCATCTCAAAAATAACATAATTTTTAAGAACTTAGGAGACTTCTAATTGGGATTCTTACACTATTAGAAACAAGGTCTTAATAAGAATCAATGCACCAATATGTGACTTAGTGATAAATGTTGCTGCACTAGAAGAAGTTAAAAAAGTAATTAGCCTCTTAAGAAGTTTGAATTGTTCTAAAGCATGAAACATGACTCATTGTAGGATTTAGTTTAGGGTAGGAAAACACTAACAAATAAGACTAGCATAAGGATCAACTAcattataaaatattaaaaagaaacacacaaaagtgtgcaaaaataatgaaaattccAAATAGCATTATGAATAAAATTCATGTGCCCGAAACTAGAGGAGCAGTGGATGTCTTCACTCAAAGTAACAGGTTGGACTCATTACAAGTGAGATATCTTCATGTAAAAAGATGGAGCATCTAGCAAAAGTTACTAAGAAAAGTGGTACAAGTAGAATCCTCAAGTTCAAATCAACTAAAAAG containing:
- the LOC127079519 gene encoding uncharacterized protein LOC127079519, whose protein sequence is MTCQGSMRKCDSDYKRRHVELSKNSEKDGEVDEEIVVVEEANETDTEISNEEELNEDENNQNEEEKINNEKDKENAEESNKEIDKNKDNDVEDKTDEEANKEQLETELAAEPVVENLSFVLVQVLMEENSAAFEKPQVEQDIQQDDEDESSEFLASFQTRATCDQYQMGKVIKK